The Papaver somniferum cultivar HN1 unplaced genomic scaffold, ASM357369v1 unplaced-scaffold_83, whole genome shotgun sequence genome has a segment encoding these proteins:
- the LOC113345800 gene encoding uncharacterized protein LOC113345800 — MARVDKTIHLMECIKNLQDPQSELLLLRNCAGVSKLYFAMRTTKPQFLQAAQVRFDQFLLQFLRYLVTGDGPGFGPIQQRIATLPIRDGGLGVYTMADTVPYCYLASIFQTKYLQDTILRSTFDFSPHFQIALENYMEVCGLSSSTFNIKDTAPQPMHFLAVRFFDVVKRTISNTFNLSERDSILWQCNRQAHAQDYLKVFPIPGLNQVVGPRQFRSVLQYRLGIPIFEGVSSCSCCHRITDRFGDHAIHYASEVGQKFRHDMVRDLFVDLCYKVGVAARKEAALGFSSDTKSSLKPADILVYNWKNCKDMCFDVTNVSPFSKGGNRSFTPDHAISAAITRKRNKYVDICSSSGYGFGVLVFSTLGELGDDVVVLLKRLKNCMSSHDGNSSLGSFLISRLGIIIQKGVGAQIVARLLARSV; from the coding sequence ATGGCTAGGGTGGATAAAACCATTCATCTTATGGAATGTATCAAAAACCTTCAAGATCCCCAAAGTGAACTCTTATTACTGCGCAATTGTGCTGGCGTATCCAAGCTTTATTTCGCTATGCGCACCACCAAACCTCAGTTTCTGCAGGCTGCTCAGGTACGTTTTGATCAATTCTTACTGCAATTTTTAAGGTACCTGGTTACAGGGGACGGACCTGGGTTTGGACCTATACAACAGCGCATTGCTACTCTCCCTATCAGAGATGGTGGCCTCGGAGTTTATACCATGGCCGATACTGTTCCATATTGCTACTTAGCTTCGATTTTCCAGACTAAGTATCTCCAGGATACCATCTTGCGAAGCACCTTCGACTTCAGTCCACATTTCCAGATTGCTTTGGAAAACTACATGGAAGTGTGTGGTTTAAGTTCCTCTACTTTCAATATCAAGGACACTGCCCCACAGCCTATGCATTTTCTGGCAGTTCGCTTCTTTGATGTTGTTAAGAGGACCATATCCAACACTTTCAACTTGTCAGAACGTGACTCTATTCTATGGCAGTGCAACAGGCAAGCACATGCTCAGGACTATCTTAAAGTTTTTCCTATTCCTGGACTTAATCAAGTTGTTGGGCCACGTCAATTCAGGTCAGTATTACAATACAGACTAGGAATACCTATTTTTGAAGGAGTTAGTTCTTGTTCATGTTGTCATAGAATCACGGATCGTTTTGGAGATCATGCAATCCACTACGCAAGTGAGGTTGGTCAGAAATTTCGACACGATATGGTAAGAGATTTATTTGTAGATTTATGCTACAAAGTAGGTGTTGCTGCTAGAAAGGAGGCAGCTTTGGGTTTTTCATCTGATACAAAATCTTCTCTCAAACCAGCTGATATTCTTGTTTATAATTGGAAGAATTGCAAGGACATGTGTTTTGATGTCACCAATGTTTCACCCTTTTCTAAGGGAGGAAACCGCAGTTTCACACCCGACCACGCTATTTCGGCGGCTATTACTCGTAAGAGGAACAAATATGTTGATATATGCTCGTCCAGTGGGTATGGTTTTGGGGTTCTAGTTTTCTCAACATTAGGGGAGTTGGGAGATGACGTAGTTGTTCttttgaagagattgaagaattgtATGTCTAGTCACGATGGTAACTCTTCTTTAGGCAGTTTTCTTATTTCTAGGCTAggcattattattcaaaaaggcgtGGGAGCACAAATTGTTGCTAGACTCCTAGCCAGATctgtgtaa